The following nucleotide sequence is from Thermodesulfobacteriota bacterium.
TATCTGCTGCTATTACGCGGAGTGGATCGTCAGGGTAACTTACTATTGGACTCAACTATTCCCGCCTGGCCAGTCACACGTCCATCATGAGTATAAGCCAGTGAAGGGGTTCATGGTGATTAATGGCGTGCAGGAGTTGCTTGAGCAATGCAGTGATGGGTGTATCAGGAAGGATATGGTTGATGCGATGATGGCAGAGCGGCAAGAGAACGGGAGGGGTGGGTATTCAAGTTTCAGAGTGGAATGGATCGACTACATTCTCAAGACAGCTAATTCATGGGATGGACCGATCAAGACCTTCGACCTCTTTGTGGAGATGAAGAATCCCGGGGATATGCTGTCATTTTGTTGGGATAGTCCACTGGAACGTGTTTCAGACAAGGTCTTCCACACGCGCAAAGAAGACTTTGTGCCAGATCGTGATCTGAGACTCTATTTCTTATAATCGATTGCGGGGGGGGCTTTGACTGGGGCGATCATTAACTGTCTCAGGAGCTTTCAATCCATCAGATGATTGGATTAGAGGTGCCTATGGATTTTAGCGATGGGGGCAGTCATGTTTTTGTTCAACAAAAGTTTTTCTGTATTCATGGGTACGTTGGTGCAGAGGGTGTTTTGCTTACCCAACCATGGATGGCACGGAGTGGCCATGCCTCGGCAGATGCGCCTGGGCTCCCCAGGTACCCTGGGGCCGGCGGATGACGGCGACTTCCTGCGCCGGCTGGCGGTGCCGACCGAACGGGGACGGTGGACCGTTCCGGCCTGGGCCTTGCTTCTCAACCACCTCCACCACCTGGTGCGCACCGGCCCCGTACCCCTGGCCTCGGTGCTGCGGAGCCTCATGACCGGCCATGCGGTGGCCGGCAACCGGCGGCACGGCCGGCCAGGCCATCTGTTTCAGAACGGCCATCCTTCGGGAAACGGCAGCCCGCCCGCCCAGGTGCCGCGAGCTCTTTGTGGTGGGGACAAAGCCGGATCAACACCCTGCCGCCGATGAGGCAAGACAGGTCACGCCCTCTTCCGGACCGTGCCGGTGGTGGCGATTGACGCCGATCCGGTCGAGGCGGCCATCGCCGTGCACCAGCGGCAGCAGGTCTTCTTCTGGGATGGTCGCATCATTGCTGCGGCTCGGCGTGCCGGCGGCGTCCGTCTTCTCACCGAGGATCTCCAGGCGGGACACGAGATCGACGGCTTGTTGGTTGTCACCGGCTGGTGCTTGGGGGACAGGTGCTCAGGCCGGAGGCCGTGGGGGCAGGGGACCCGCGACGAAGGGGTCGTCCGGGCCCAGCACCTCCACGTCCACGCCGTAAGCGGCACAGAACGCCTTGCCGGAGGCCCGGCGCGGCCGCCACTTGATGTCAAAGGCGCGCAGTCCCTCCTCGCTCCTCACCACCAGATCCGCCTCGGCCTGGGTGCGGGAGCGCCAGAAGTACAGGTCGCAAGGGGAGCCCAGCAGCAGGTTCTGCTTCGCCACCTCGGCGATCACCCAGTTCTCCCAGAGGGCGCCGATATCCGGCCGCAGCTCGTCCGTGGCCAAGGCGTTCAGGCGGTGAGCGCCATTTCCGGCGTCAGCCCGACTTTCGCCTACGATGCCAACGGCAACATGACCTTCGGCCCGGATGTGACCAATGCCAACCTGACCGGCACCCGAACGGTCACCTGCGACGCCAACAACATGCCCACCCGGCTGGTCCATTCCTCCCTGGGCACCAGCAGCTACACCTACGACGGCAGCAGCAGCCGGGCCACGAAGTCGGGGCCTGGCGGCGTCACCTACTACATCGGCGAGCATTTCGAGGTCCAGGGCGGGGTGGAGGTGAAGTACATCTTCGCCGCCGGCCGCCGGGTGGCGATGATCAAGAACGGCACAGTGCAGTATTTCCACAAGGATCCCTTGGCCAGCACCGCGGTGGTGACCAGCGCCACCGGCGCCCTGGTGGAGAAGGGCAGCTACATGCCCTTCGGCGTCGAGCGTGACGTTGCCAACAGCGGCTCGGCCTATGCCTCGGCCATCTCGGTGAGCAGCTACACCTACACCGACCAGGAGCGGGACAGCGAGT
It contains:
- a CDS encoding DUF4424 family protein, which produces DFSVIANESVLPFKKDVRAFLGEKDITDTLLRSGVPPDVYPEPDKVGYLGRAIMDELVKIGAFSRSYQAETEGAICCYYAEWIVRVTYYWTQLFPPGQSHVHHEYKPVKGFMVINGVQELLEQCSDGCIRKDMVDAMMAERQENGRGGYSSFRVEWIDYILKTANSWDGPIKTFDLFVEMKNPGDMLSFCWDSPLERVSDKVFHTRKEDFVPDRDLRLYFL
- a CDS encoding DUF4143 domain-containing protein, with amino-acid sequence MATDELRPDIGALWENWVIAEVAKQNLLLGSPCDLYFWRSRTQAEADLVVRSEEGLRAFDIKWRPRRASGKAFCAAYGVDVEVLGPDDPFVAGPLPPRPPA
- a CDS encoding RHS repeat-associated core domain-containing protein, with protein sequence MSAISGVSPTFAYDANGNMTFGPDVTNANLTGTRTVTCDANNMPTRLVHSSLGTSSYTYDGSSSRATKSGPGGVTYYIGEHFEVQGGVEVKYIFAAGRRVAMIKNGTVQYFHKDPLASTAVVTSATGALVEKGSYMPFGVERDVANSGSAYASAISVSSYTYTDQERDSESGLYNYNARLYDPMTGRFLSADSIVPRPGDPQSLNRYSYCLNNPLAYVDPSGHFLVELLTIVGVGALAGGAVSELMGGEFDDGMLYGAIG